One Synechococcus sp. CC9605 genomic window carries:
- the pheT gene encoding phenylalanine--tRNA ligase subunit beta gives MRVSISWLKQLVQVNESVDDLSERLSMAGFEVDDVDDLSARAQGVVVGNVLEREKHPNADKLSVCKVDVGAQAPIQIVCGASNVRSGIHVPVAMVGATLPAVGLTIKAGELRGVASNGMICSLTELGLTEQSDGIAILDELDESLPPNGSPVAPLLGLDDTVLELAITANRPDGLSMVGIAREVAALTGGSLSLPELDLDPSTSPLTTELDGCFYTITRIEGVDGSKPSPTWLQQRLERGGVNSVNAVVDVTNLVMLEQGQPLHAFDADALEQLTGQPVDAKSFAVRSARDGEIFVGLDDQKRTLDSRVQVVTCHDRPVAVAGVMGSLESGVTASTRNIWLESALFAPPRVRHSARALGLRTDASSRFEKGLPVEMTLPCSARASALLSQEFSCSESGRWVGGSGPAEAGPVLLRRSALHQLLGPLDAADGPEDLDDTSIENCLTALGCQLSAHEQGWEVMAPPSRRQDLQREVDLIEEVARLVGFDRFGAHLPDPLEPGALTPRQQAERRLRQLFCATGLQEVTTLSLVPASEQEQRIAISNPLLADTSHLRTNLWEEHLQICVRNLKASQRGCSVFEIGNTYSGSPEAVSQKAVLAGVICGDRRLSTWATSGKPQAPDYFQARGVLTRVMEALQLELSDRRLTDDARLHPGRAATLVLEGRPLGCFGQLHPAMAEELDLPEATYLFELDLARLLDAATRSNRWTPSFKPYPTVPFSERDLAVIVDRSSAATDLIQAIRKAGKPLLEQVELVDRFEGEQLGDNKVSQAFRLRYRGKNETLTDDKIQPVHDKVRAALSKQFQAELRS, from the coding sequence ATGCGGGTATCCATCTCCTGGCTGAAGCAGCTGGTCCAGGTGAATGAGTCCGTGGACGATCTCTCTGAGCGTCTGTCGATGGCAGGCTTTGAGGTGGACGACGTCGATGACCTCAGCGCCCGGGCCCAAGGCGTGGTGGTTGGCAATGTGCTGGAACGAGAGAAACACCCGAACGCCGACAAGCTGAGCGTTTGCAAGGTGGATGTCGGAGCTCAGGCCCCGATCCAGATCGTTTGTGGTGCCAGCAACGTTCGTTCCGGGATCCATGTTCCGGTGGCCATGGTCGGAGCCACCCTCCCCGCCGTGGGATTGACGATCAAAGCCGGCGAGTTGCGGGGTGTGGCCAGCAACGGAATGATCTGCTCCCTGACCGAGCTGGGTCTGACGGAGCAATCCGACGGCATCGCAATCCTGGATGAGCTGGATGAATCCTTGCCGCCCAACGGGTCGCCTGTGGCGCCCCTGCTGGGTCTCGACGACACCGTTTTGGAGCTGGCCATCACCGCCAATCGCCCCGACGGCCTCTCGATGGTGGGTATCGCTCGCGAGGTGGCGGCCTTGACCGGTGGCAGCTTGAGCCTGCCCGAGCTGGATCTGGATCCCAGCACCAGTCCGCTGACCACAGAACTGGACGGCTGCTTCTACACGATCACCAGGATTGAGGGTGTGGACGGCTCAAAGCCCTCACCCACCTGGTTGCAGCAGCGCCTTGAGCGAGGTGGCGTAAACAGCGTCAATGCGGTGGTTGACGTCACCAATCTGGTGATGCTGGAACAGGGGCAGCCCCTCCACGCCTTTGATGCCGATGCGCTGGAACAACTGACCGGGCAACCGGTGGACGCCAAGAGTTTTGCGGTCCGTTCCGCCCGCGATGGGGAAATCTTCGTCGGTCTGGATGATCAGAAGCGAACCCTCGACAGCCGTGTGCAGGTCGTCACCTGCCATGACCGGCCTGTCGCCGTCGCAGGTGTGATGGGGAGTCTCGAGAGTGGGGTGACCGCCAGCACCCGGAACATCTGGCTGGAATCCGCCCTGTTTGCTCCGCCGCGGGTTCGCCATTCCGCCCGGGCCTTGGGCTTGCGCACCGATGCCAGCAGCCGTTTCGAGAAAGGGTTGCCTGTGGAAATGACCCTGCCCTGTTCGGCCCGTGCTTCGGCCTTGTTGAGTCAGGAGTTTTCCTGCTCTGAAAGCGGCCGTTGGGTGGGCGGCAGCGGTCCTGCAGAAGCGGGACCGGTGCTGTTGCGGCGCAGTGCCCTGCATCAACTGCTTGGCCCCCTCGATGCTGCCGATGGACCGGAGGATCTGGATGACACCAGCATCGAAAACTGCCTGACAGCCCTCGGTTGCCAGCTCTCAGCCCATGAACAGGGTTGGGAGGTGATGGCGCCCCCATCGAGACGGCAAGACCTGCAGCGTGAAGTTGATCTGATCGAGGAAGTGGCTCGTCTTGTGGGCTTCGACCGATTCGGGGCTCATCTGCCGGATCCGCTGGAGCCCGGGGCACTCACACCGCGCCAGCAGGCGGAACGGCGTCTGCGGCAGCTGTTCTGTGCAACAGGGCTGCAGGAGGTCACCACCCTGTCTCTCGTTCCGGCTTCCGAGCAGGAGCAGCGCATCGCCATCAGCAATCCGTTGTTGGCCGACACAAGCCATCTGCGCACCAACCTCTGGGAAGAACACCTGCAGATCTGTGTTCGCAATCTGAAGGCATCGCAGCGGGGTTGCTCCGTCTTTGAGATCGGCAACACCTACAGCGGCTCCCCGGAGGCCGTCAGCCAGAAAGCGGTTCTGGCTGGTGTGATCTGCGGAGATCGACGCCTCTCCACCTGGGCAACCAGTGGCAAACCCCAGGCACCCGACTATTTCCAGGCCCGTGGTGTTCTCACCCGGGTGATGGAGGCCCTGCAGCTGGAGCTGTCCGACCGTCGCCTGACAGATGACGCACGACTGCATCCAGGTCGGGCCGCCACCCTGGTGTTGGAGGGACGCCCATTGGGCTGTTTCGGACAACTGCACCCAGCTATGGCTGAGGAGCTCGATCTTCCTGAAGCCACCTATCTATTCGAGCTCGACCTTGCGAGACTGCTGGATGCCGCCACCCGCAGCAACCGCTGGACGCCGTCCTTCAAACCCTACCCAACCGTGCCGTTCAGCGAGCGGGATCTTGCCGTCATCGTTGACCGATCCAGTGCCGCTACCGATCTGATCCAAGCCATCCGCAAGGCGGGCAAACCTCTTCTGGAGCAGGTGGAACTGGTGGATCGCTTTGAGGGCGAGCAG
- the rpmG gene encoding 50S ribosomal protein L33, translating into MAKNKGVRIVITLECTECRSNPAKRSPGVSRYTTEKNRRNTTERLEIKKFCPHCNKSTIHKEIK; encoded by the coding sequence ATGGCCAAGAACAAGGGCGTCCGGATCGTGATCACTCTCGAGTGCACCGAATGCCGGTCCAATCCCGCCAAGCGTTCACCCGGCGTGTCTCGCTACACGACGGAAAAGAACCGCCGGAACACCACCGAACGGCTGGAGATCAAAAAGTTCTGTCCCCACTGCAACAAGTCCACGATCCATAAGGAGATCAAGTGA
- the rpsR gene encoding 30S ribosomal protein S18, giving the protein MSSSFFKKRLSPIKPGDPIDYKDVDLLKKFITERGKILPRRLTGLTAKQQRDLTNAVKRARIVALLPFVNPEG; this is encoded by the coding sequence ATGTCCAGCTCCTTCTTCAAGAAGCGTCTTTCGCCGATCAAGCCCGGTGATCCCATCGATTACAAGGATGTGGATCTTCTCAAGAAGTTCATCACTGAACGCGGCAAGATCCTTCCCCGTCGCCTCACCGGCCTCACCGCCAAGCAGCAGCGCGATCTCACCAACGCTGTCAAGCGTGCCCGCATCGTTGCCCTTCTGCCCTTTGTGAATCCCGAAGGTTGA